A single region of the Myripristis murdjan chromosome 3, fMyrMur1.1, whole genome shotgun sequence genome encodes:
- the LOC115380642 gene encoding stonustoxin subunit beta-like, whose translation MDQILVKEVMDFKIQSQFPKIYACELTLDPKTAHRNLSLSEDNRKVTVVKERRLCSGQPERFEYWKQLLCGNSLTGRCYWEVQRQGGVHIGAAYSGIRRKTEDAEGALGSNDKSWSLYCSDESFTAWHKKTTTDIRVPPFFDTSRVAVYLDWPAGTLSFYTVTPDTLIHLHTFRSKFTEPLYPAFGFGLAAGYSVSLCQLEE comes from the exons ATGGATCAGATACTTGTGAAGGAGGTGATGGACTTCAAAATCCAGAGTCAGTTCCCTAAGATAT atgcctgtgaacTCACACTGGACCCaaaaacagcacacagaaaCCTGTCCCTGTCCGaagacaacaggaaggtgacagtgGTGAAAGAGAGGCGTTTATGTTCTGGTCAGCCAGAGAGGTTTGAGTACTggaaacagctgctgtgtggaAACAGTCTGACTGGGcgctgttactgggaggtgcagaggcagggaggagtTCACATAGGAGCGGCGTACAGCGGAATcagaaggaaaacagaggaCGCCGAGGGCGCTCTCGGAAGCAATGACAAGTCCTGGAGTCTGTACTGCTCTGATGAGAGCTTCACTGCCTGGCACAAGAAGACAACAACAGACATACGTGTCCCTCCCTTCTTTGACACCAGCCGAGTGGCAGtctatctggactggcctgctggcacGCTGTCCTTCTACACTGTCACccctgacacactgatccacctccacaccttccgCTCCAAATTCACTGAGCCTCTCTACCCTGCGTTTGGGTTCGGCTTGGCGGCGGGCTACtcggtgtctctgtgtcagctgGAGGAGTGA